One genomic segment of Primulina tabacum isolate GXHZ01 chromosome 9, ASM2559414v2, whole genome shotgun sequence includes these proteins:
- the LOC142555153 gene encoding transcription initiation factor IIA large subunit-like: MGSSSTSNVYVHVIEDVINKVRDEFIDNGGPGEGVLAELQGLWELKMMQSGAIMGPIDRSSGQKTAAGGPITPNPVHDLNVPYDGTEEYETPTADLLFPPTPLQTPMAQTPLPGMAQTPLHGVARTPLPGTDVGSLFDDSVGGTPITPNEFSSANNNGGVPDIKTGVGRPNPYMQPPSSWLNQRPPLDVNIAYVEGREEVDRGASRQQATQDFLVSSGKRKRGDFPPQYHAGGYIPQQDGAADLLSDAQKVVQVSVQQTLSRIPQLDGPIPDPYDDVLSTPNIYNYQGVVNEDYNIVNTPAPNDMLAATPAPVQNDTGDDDDDEPLNEDDDDELDDDVGQGEDLNTMHLVLAQFDKVTRTKSRWKCMLKDGIMHINNKDILFNKATGEFDF; the protein is encoded by the exons ATGGGGAGTTCATCCACAAGCAACGTTTATGTCCACGTCATTGAAGACGTTATCAACAAGGTACGCGATGAGTTCATCGACAACGGAGGCCCTGGCGAGGGTGTTCTGGCTGAGCTCCAAGGC TTGTGGGAGCTGAAAATGATGCAGTCTGGGGCAATAATGGGTCCCATTGACCGTTCATCAGGGCAAAAGACAGCGGCAGGGGGTCCTATCACTCCTAACCCTGTGCATGACCTCAACGTGCCTTACGATGGCACTGAGGAGTATGAAACTCCAACTGCTGATCTACTCTTTCCCCCG ACTCCACTGCAAACTCCTATGGCGCAGACTCCTTTGCCTGGAATGGCACAAACACCGTTGCATGGAGTAGCTCGGACTCCGCTTCCAGGAACTGATGTTGGTTCTTTGTTCGATGATTCTGTTGGTGGCACCCCGATCACCCCGAATGAGTTTTCATCTGCTAATAACAATGGCGGGGTTCCTGACATAAAAACTGGAGTTGGAAGACCTAATCCATATATG CAACCTCCTTCTTCTTGGTTGAATCAAAGGCCTCCTCTTGATGTGAATATTG CTTATGTGGAAGGTCGTGAAGAAGTTGACAGGGGAGCTTCTCGTCAGCAAGCAACTCAG GATTTCCTTGTATCTTCTGGAAAACGGAAGCGAGGGGACTTCCCTCCACAATATCATGCAGGTGGATACATCCCACAGCAAGATGGAGCTGCTGACCTTCTATCAGATGCGCAAAAG GTGGTTCAAGTGAGTGTTCAACAAACGCTATCTAGGATTCCACAGTTAGATGGCCCCATACCTGATCCATACGATGATGTGCTTTCTACGCCCAAT ATCTATAATTATCAAGGAGTTGTCAATGAAGACTACAATATAGTGAACACCCCTGCACCAAACG ATATGCTAGCTGCAACTCCTGCTCCTGTTCAAAATGATACTggggatgatgatgatgatgaaccACTGAATGAAGACGACGACGACGAGTTGGATGATGATGTTGGCCAAGGGGAAGACCTGAACACGATGCATTTGGTTCTGGCTCAATTTGACAAG GTGACAAGAACCAAGAGCAGGTGGAAATGCATGTTGAAGGATGGTATCATGCACATAAATAACAAAGACATTTTGTTCAACAAG GCAACAGGAGAATTCGACTTCTGA